Part of the Bacillus sp. THAF10 genome is shown below.
TGCTCATTTTCAGAAAAACCAGGAACGAACGAGCTTTATTTCTTCACTGGGAGACCGTTTTGATAAATCAACTTACGCTGGGGCGGTTAGGGAAAAGCTGCTTCAAGCCAATGTTACCCTCTTGCCATCTGAGTTTTATGCGATTTTAATCCTGGTAGGGTTTGCTGCAGGTATTTTCTTGTTTTCTGTCTTTAATCTGAGCTTTTTCGCAAGCTTTTTCGTTGGCGCGATTTTAAGCGTCAGTGCCAACTTCTTCTTTTTCATCATTCGTAAAAATAAGTACATGGACAGAATAAGTGACCAGCTTTCTGAGGTTTGCCGGATGATGGCAAACAGTACAAAAGCAGGCCTGACGATTACCCAAGCCATCGAAGTCGTGGCAGGTGAAATGGGAGGCCCAGCTGGGGAAGAATTTAAAAACATGGCCCATAATCTTCGTCTTGGAGTCGATATGGAACGGGTGCTCAAGCAATTAGAGCGAAAAATCCCAACAAAGGAATTTAAGCTGTTTGTAGCCACCATCCTTATCCAGCGAAAGTCAGGTGGGAATCTCTCCGCAGTATTAGAAGAGATGGCAAGAACCTTAGACGATAGGAAAATTTTGAAGCAAACGGTCAAAACCATGACGGCGGAGCAACGTTTTATCTCCTACATTCTGCCTGCGATGCCAATTTTCATGATTTTCATGATGAACACGGTGATGGATGGGTTTATAGATCCTATATTCACCTTACCGGGTGCTATTCTAACCATTATTTTCGCTATCGGACTATTAATCTCATTTGTACTCGTTCGCGCGGTTACAAATATAAGGGTGTAAAGCTATGGACTCATTGATTTTAGTAGTGGTCATACTGTTCTGGTTATGTGTATTTTTAGGACTTGTGAACATCTACCAATATAAAACAAAAAAGAAGGTGCTGACAGGTCACCTGAACGAGGTTATTGTCGAAAGATCCTTTTTAGGAAAGCCAGAAAAAACCACGCGCATAAGTAAGCTAATTGCAAAGCTTTCTAAATACGCAGATGATTTTTCGGCTTTAGGGGAGCGAATCAATTTTTTTAGTGAATCCTCTGACCTTGCTGTACTTTTGAAAAAAGCGGGCTATCCGTACGAGTTAACTGTCGGAAGGCTACAGGGAGCGAAAATTGTTTTCTTTATTTTAGGCTTTTTGGCAGGGGCCACTTCGGTCATTCTCGGGCTTCCTTTTTCCAATATACTATTTGTAGCTCTTCCTTTTGCTGGCTTTTTTGTTCCGATTTTGTGGATTCGTTCCAAAGCAAAGGAACGGCAAAACAGGCTACGTCGTGATCTGCCAGATTTTCTAGACACCGTTACCATCAGTCTTCAGGCAGGGGCTGGGCTGGATCAGGCAATTCGGGAAACAATTAACCACTTTGAAGGTCCAATTCGCCAGGAGTTTTCAAGGCTCATGAGTGAAATTAGCATCGGTGTTCCGCGGGAAAAAGCATACAAGGATATGCTGGAGCGCAACGACAATCCGGATTTTCAAAACTTTATTAAAGCGCTACTTCAAGGAACAAAGCTAGGAGTGCCGGTTGCCACGACATTCCGAATTCAATCAGAAGAGATTCGAAAGGTTAGCATTGAACAGGTAAAAGAAAAAGCAGCAAAAGCCTCTCCAAAGGTTACGCTCATCACCTCCTTTGTCATCGCACCGACAATTATGCTCTTTATCCTAGGACTAGTAGTGCTTAACCTGATTTACGGAGATAACAATATTTTAGATATGCTCTAAAAAAATTCCGCTTTTGAAAGGAGTGATGTAGAGATTCTACTAAGCTCGTATTTTCAAAATTTATTAACCAAAAAAATTTTAGGAGGAATATAAAATGAAAAAAATGATGCAAGGGTTGGCAGCAAAAGCACAGGGATTAATGGTTCAAGCAAGAAACGCAGTTAACAACGAACGTGGAGCACAAACAATTGAGTGGGTAGCATTAGCGTTAGTTATTCTTTTCTTGATGGCGGCAGTTTCTACTGCGATGAAGGGTAACGGAGGGGATATTGCTAGCAGTATGGTTAATAAAATTTCTGAGTTAATTAAACGAGTGGGAAGCGAGTAATCGAATATGAGAATCCACTTAGAGAAGAAACTCATCTTGTTTTTACTACTTTCTCTAATTTTAGTGCTTGCTGGCTGCCAAGAGGATTCCGCGGGGAACACTGAAACAAACCCGCCGGAGCAGGAAACTCCTTCTGAGGAAAAGCCAAATGAAAAAGATGAGGAAGAGCAAAAGTCACAAGAAGAAACAGATAATAGTGGGAATGATGAACAACTTTTAGACACCATAATAAACACCCCGCCTATTCCTGAAACGATAGAGGGAGTCGTAAATTATCCTATTGGGGAATTAGCGCATATAAAAAGCACCACGGAGGAAGCAGGAGAGTATCTGAAAGAAATTCCACCTTTATCTGAGGATGCATCAGAAGAAGAAATGACACAATACGTAAATTATATCTATGCTCTATTCAAAGTGGACTATGAATCCCCTGACTCCTTATTAGAATCAATGGAAATTATGAATGCGGATAATCCTGATGAAGTAACAAATAAGGAACTTCAAAAAGACCAATACAATGTGATTATCGCCCTAGATGCCAGTGGAAGTATGGCTAATTACATAGGCGATAAAACGATGATGGACATCGCAAAAGAGGCTATAAATGAGTATGTAGGCTCTTTGCCGGAGAATGCTAATGTTGGTCTCCGAGTATATGGACATGAAGGAACAGGATCTGATGCAGACAAACAGTTGTCATGTGACGCTAATGAGTTAATTTATGAGTTAGGATCATTTGACAAAAGTAGTTTTGAAACTGCGTTAAACCCGATTAAACCAGCTGGATGGACACCATTAGCTAGTGCTCTTGAGCAATCAGCAGAGGACTTGAAAAAATTCAGTTCTGAAAACAGTCGTAATGTTATTTATTTTGTAAGTGATGGGATTGAAACGTGTGATGGTAATCCGGTTGAAGCGGCAAAAGCAGCCAAAGCTTCCGGTATGGACCCAATTGTAAATATTATTGGCTTTGGAGTTAATAACGAAGATAGCAAAAAATTAAAGGAAATTGCAGATGCAGCAGGTGGAAATTATGCGGATGTTCATAATCAATCCCAACTAAACGAGCAATTTAGCAAATCCGTTGATGAGGTTTTAAAATGGCAAGCATGGCACACCAAATCTCAAAGCGAAGTAGCGAATAATTACCATGAAAACTTTTTCGGTTTGAATGCCTGGGAGAACAAATGGATGAGTAAAAATATTCATTTTTCTTTATCAGCAAGCACAGCAATAACCATTTTATCAAATGAAAACTTAATCACCTACGATCAAAAGTACTGGATGGATGACTTACTCAAAGAAAAATTCAAAAAACAAGAAAAACTAGTAAAAAACCTATACAACAAACTTTTCGAACTCAACAAAGAAAACTACAACAACAAAATGGACGAAATTTACAAAATCTATAAAAAGAACAGCCAGTGAGACAGGGGGACGGTTCTCCTGCCTCAAAATAGAATAGAAGGTTTTACTACCTTCTATTCTAGTATTTTTAAAGGGAAACCAGGAGGATGGAAGCCGATGCAGTGGATGAATAAGTGGAAGGACGATGAAAAAGGATCATTAACGATAGAGTTTCTGGGGATGCTGCCGTTAATGCTCCTTATGATCCTTATTTTGTGGCAGTTTATGATTAGTGCGTATGGAGTGATTGTCACCCAATCTGCAGCCAATGATGCAGCCAAAGCGTATTCTCTTTCTGCTAATGAAAGTGAAGCAAGGGCTGCGGCAAGTGAGACACTGCAGGCCGGGAGTAATTTACGCTATGACAGTGTGTCTGTAAGCAAATCATCAGGCTCTCAAGAATTCGAGGTCACGGTTAATGCAGATCTAGAGCTTGTCTTTATTCCGAAAATGTGGGTCTCTAACACACCTTCTGTTAACATCTCCCGTACGGTAAGTGGAAGGGTTTTGGATTAAGATGAAAAAACTCAAAGATGAAAAGGGCAACATCATCCTCCTGACTCTTGGAACGTTTGCCGTGATGGGGCTTCTGTTTGTTCTGGTTTTCCATTTTGCTAAGGTGTTTGTGGTAAAAGAGTCCGCTTCTAACTACTCTGATCAGGCGAGTCTTGCAGCTGCGTCTGTCCTGCACGAAAAGCTGGTTGAGGAAATTGAAAATTATGATCGGTCGCTGCCAGGCTTTATTGATGAACTAGTAGATGCTGAAAGTCTGCAGGACAAAATTGAGAGGCGAAAGCAAGAGCTTCGCGGCACTTCGGATTGGCTAGAATTAGAGCTTGAACTCAAAGCCATCAACGAAGTCCTCAAAGAAGAGCTAGAATCGAATAATCCTTTTCTAAAAGATTACATGGATCGCGCATTAAATAATGCAAAGGCGGAAATTCCAGATGCAGTGGAGCGGACCATTCTTAACAACGATGGGCACTTAGACGGAACCGAAATTGAGTTCACAAATGACTTCCGAATAGAAGTGACCACCTCGGTGCGATTCACAGCGCTCCTGTTCGATGATTACATCCCCGAACGAAACCGTTATGTGAAGCAAAAAAGCGAAAGTCCCTCGTTTGTTTTTTTAAGAAACATGAATGACAGTCAATGGCGCTACTGGAAAAAAGAATTTTAATAGATTGCTACGGGCTACAACGATAGAAATTCACCTTTGCTTTTAGGGTGCCCAATTAGTAATGGGAGGAAAGAAAATGAAAAGAATCTTGATAGCCCTTGCTGCCGTCACCGTCTTTTTCATGACAAGTGTCGTTCCCTTCGTACATACAGCGGATGCTTGGAGTCCACGGCCCTGGACTCCAAAACCATGGGAACTAAAAGAATGGAAGCCGGAGCCACCAGCTGAGCTAAAAGAATGGAAACCAAATTCTACAGAAATGAAAACATGGGAGCTCC
Proteins encoded:
- a CDS encoding type II secretion system F family protein produces the protein MNNTLMLEAAIAGLAALLFVWGMYAYLGYRKEKKEIKQVYGAHFQKNQERTSFISSLGDRFDKSTYAGAVREKLLQANVTLLPSEFYAILILVGFAAGIFLFSVFNLSFFASFFVGAILSVSANFFFFIIRKNKYMDRISDQLSEVCRMMANSTKAGLTITQAIEVVAGEMGGPAGEEFKNMAHNLRLGVDMERVLKQLERKIPTKEFKLFVATILIQRKSGGNLSAVLEEMARTLDDRKILKQTVKTMTAEQRFISYILPAMPIFMIFMMNTVMDGFIDPIFTLPGAILTIIFAIGLLISFVLVRAVTNIRV
- a CDS encoding type II secretion system F family protein, translated to MDSLILVVVILFWLCVFLGLVNIYQYKTKKKVLTGHLNEVIVERSFLGKPEKTTRISKLIAKLSKYADDFSALGERINFFSESSDLAVLLKKAGYPYELTVGRLQGAKIVFFILGFLAGATSVILGLPFSNILFVALPFAGFFVPILWIRSKAKERQNRLRRDLPDFLDTVTISLQAGAGLDQAIRETINHFEGPIRQEFSRLMSEISIGVPREKAYKDMLERNDNPDFQNFIKALLQGTKLGVPVATTFRIQSEEIRKVSIEQVKEKAAKASPKVTLITSFVIAPTIMLFILGLVVLNLIYGDNNILDML
- a CDS encoding VWA domain-containing protein encodes the protein MRIHLEKKLILFLLLSLILVLAGCQEDSAGNTETNPPEQETPSEEKPNEKDEEEQKSQEETDNSGNDEQLLDTIINTPPIPETIEGVVNYPIGELAHIKSTTEEAGEYLKEIPPLSEDASEEEMTQYVNYIYALFKVDYESPDSLLESMEIMNADNPDEVTNKELQKDQYNVIIALDASGSMANYIGDKTMMDIAKEAINEYVGSLPENANVGLRVYGHEGTGSDADKQLSCDANELIYELGSFDKSSFETALNPIKPAGWTPLASALEQSAEDLKKFSSENSRNVIYFVSDGIETCDGNPVEAAKAAKASGMDPIVNIIGFGVNNEDSKKLKEIADAAGGNYADVHNQSQLNEQFSKSVDEVLKWQAWHTKSQSEVANNYHENFFGLNAWENKWMSKNIHFSLSASTAITILSNENLITYDQKYWMDDLLKEKFKKQEKLVKNLYNKLFELNKENYNNKMDEIYKIYKKNSQ
- a CDS encoding TadE/TadG family type IV pilus assembly protein, whose product is MQWMNKWKDDEKGSLTIEFLGMLPLMLLMILILWQFMISAYGVIVTQSAANDAAKAYSLSANESEARAAASETLQAGSNLRYDSVSVSKSSGSQEFEVTVNADLELVFIPKMWVSNTPSVNISRTVSGRVLD
- a CDS encoding Tad domain-containing protein, translated to MKKLKDEKGNIILLTLGTFAVMGLLFVLVFHFAKVFVVKESASNYSDQASLAAASVLHEKLVEEIENYDRSLPGFIDELVDAESLQDKIERRKQELRGTSDWLELELELKAINEVLKEELESNNPFLKDYMDRALNNAKAEIPDAVERTILNNDGHLDGTEIEFTNDFRIEVTTSVRFTALLFDDYIPERNRYVKQKSESPSFVFLRNMNDSQWRYWKKEF